A stretch of the Streptomyces venezuelae genome encodes the following:
- the rimM gene encoding ribosome maturation factor RimM (Essential for efficient processing of 16S rRNA): protein MELVVARIGRAHGIKGEVTVEVRTDEPELRLSPGAVLRTEPASAGPLTIETGRVHSGRLMLRFAGVKDRTAAEALRNTLLIADVDPAELPEEEDEYYDHQLMDLDVVLEDGTEIGRITEISHLPSQDLFIVERPDGTEVMIPFVEEIVAEIDLEEQRCVITPPPGLIDDRAEIVSTRDAEAEGDA, encoded by the coding sequence GTGGAGCTGGTAGTCGCGCGGATCGGCCGCGCCCACGGCATCAAGGGTGAGGTCACCGTCGAGGTGCGCACGGACGAGCCGGAACTGCGGCTCAGCCCCGGCGCCGTGCTGCGCACCGAACCGGCTTCGGCGGGCCCGCTGACCATCGAGACGGGCCGGGTGCACAGCGGTCGGCTGATGCTGCGCTTCGCCGGCGTCAAGGACCGCACCGCCGCGGAGGCGCTCCGCAACACCCTCCTGATCGCCGACGTGGACCCGGCGGAGCTGCCCGAGGAAGAGGACGAGTACTACGACCACCAGCTGATGGACCTGGACGTGGTGCTCGAGGACGGCACCGAGATCGGCCGGATCACCGAGATCTCCCACCTGCCCTCGCAGGACCTCTTCATCGTCGAGCGCCCCGACGGCACGGAGGTGATGATCCCCTTCGTCGAGGAGATCGTCGCCGAGATCGACCTGGAGGAGCAGCGCTGCGTCATCACCCCGCCGCCCGGGCTGATCGACGACCGCGCCGAGATCGTCTCCACCCGGGACGCCGAGGCCGAGGGCGACGCCTGA
- the trmD gene encoding tRNA (guanosine(37)-N1)-methyltransferase TrmD: protein MRLDVVTIFPEYLAPLNVSLVGKAAARGRLDVHVHDLREWTYDRHNTVDDTPYGGGPGMVMKTEPWGDCLDDALAAGYEAGAHGPVMVVPTPSGRPFTQELAVELSEKPWLIFAPARYEGIDRRVMDEYATRIPVYEVSIGDYVLAGGEAAVLVITEAVARLLPGVLGNAESHRDDSFAPGEMANLLEGPVYTKPPEWRGRGIPEVLLSGHHGKIARWRRDQAFARTAQHRPDLIERTEAAAFDKKDRETLSILGWQPTPDGRFWRRPEAVEE from the coding sequence ATGCGCCTGGACGTCGTCACGATCTTCCCCGAGTACCTGGCCCCGCTGAACGTCTCCCTGGTCGGCAAGGCCGCTGCCCGCGGCCGGCTCGACGTACACGTCCACGACCTGCGGGAATGGACGTACGACCGGCACAACACCGTCGACGACACCCCGTACGGCGGCGGACCCGGCATGGTCATGAAGACCGAGCCGTGGGGCGACTGCCTGGACGACGCCCTGGCCGCCGGGTACGAGGCCGGCGCGCACGGCCCGGTCATGGTGGTCCCCACCCCCAGCGGCCGGCCGTTCACCCAGGAACTCGCCGTCGAGCTCTCCGAGAAGCCCTGGCTGATCTTCGCCCCGGCCCGGTACGAGGGCATCGACCGCCGGGTCATGGACGAGTACGCCACCCGCATCCCGGTCTACGAGGTCTCCATCGGGGACTACGTGCTGGCAGGCGGCGAGGCCGCCGTCCTGGTGATCACCGAGGCGGTGGCCCGGCTGCTGCCCGGCGTGCTCGGCAACGCCGAATCCCACCGGGACGACTCCTTCGCCCCCGGCGAGATGGCCAACCTGCTGGAAGGCCCGGTGTACACCAAGCCGCCGGAGTGGCGTGGCCGTGGGATTCCGGAGGTGCTGCTCAGCGGGCACCACGGGAAGATCGCGCGCTGGCGCCGGGACCAGGCCTTCGCCCGTACCGCGCAGCACCGGCCCGACCTGATCGAGCGCACCGAGGCCGCCGCCTTCGACAAGAAGGACCGCGAAACCCTGAGCATCCTGGGCTGGCAGCCGACCCCGGACGGCCGATTTTGGCGCAGGCCCGAGGCCGTGGAAGAATAG
- a CDS encoding RNA-binding protein, which translates to MLEEALEHLVKGIVDNPDDVQVASRNLRRGQVLEVRVHPDDLGKVIGRNGRTARALRTVVGAIGGRGIRVDLVDVDQVR; encoded by the coding sequence ATGCTCGAGGAGGCTCTTGAGCACCTCGTAAAGGGCATTGTGGACAACCCCGACGACGTGCAGGTCGCCTCGCGCAACCTGCGTCGCGGGCAGGTGCTCGAGGTCCGGGTGCACCCCGACGACCTCGGCAAGGTGATCGGCCGCAACGGCCGCACCGCACGTGCCCTGCGGACCGTCGTGGGCGCCATCGGCGGCCGGGGGATCCGCGTCGACCTCGTCGACGTGGACCAGGTCCGCTGA